From one Drosophila gunungcola strain Sukarami chromosome 2R unlocalized genomic scaffold, Dgunungcola_SK_2 000006F, whole genome shotgun sequence genomic stretch:
- the LOC128254859 gene encoding uncharacterized protein LOC128254859, with protein MNHRFLLLFILLFGVAIARKSHRTEMCHPQLTRQDLFDLAVTSGVKVLIRQVEGFNGDLPLSSSLMVHITTVASKYILSGKSIRFILRILYVACKLNKPLPKEKTVQAPVETAFLCLFEMGVEKCYSYKDKEEGDFSIETP; from the exons ATg AATCACAGGTTTCTATTGTTGTTCATTTTGCTTTTTGGCGTGGCAATTGCAAGAAAGTCCCATCGAACTGAAATGTGTCATCCGCAATTAACCAGACAAGATCTATTCGATTTGGCCGTAACTTCCGGCGTCAAGGTGCTGATCCGGCAGGTGGAGGGGTTTAATGGAGACTTGCCGCTCTCTTCGAGTCTTATGGTTCATATCACCACAGTGGCCTCCAAGTATATCCTGTCCGGGAAGAGCATTAGGTTCATTCTCAGGATCCTATATGTAGCGTGCAAGCTGAACAAACCGTtgccaaaagaaaaaacgGTACAAGCTCCAGTCGAAACCGCATTCTTATGCTTGTTTGAGATGGGAGTCGAAAAGTGCTATTCATACAAGGACAAGGAGGAAGGCGACTTTTCGATAGAGACTCCATGA